Proteins from a genomic interval of Lycium ferocissimum isolate CSIRO_LF1 chromosome 2, AGI_CSIRO_Lferr_CH_V1, whole genome shotgun sequence:
- the LOC132046917 gene encoding oxygen-evolving enhancer protein 1, chloroplastic-like gives MAASLQAAATLMQPTKVGVRNNLQLRSAQSLNKAFGVEPSAAKLTCSLQSDLKDLAQKCTDAAKIAGFALATSALVVSGANAEGAPKRLTFDEIQSKTYMEVKGTGTANQCPTIDGGVESFAFKPGKYNAKKFCLEPTSFTVKAEGVSKNSSPEFQKTKLMTRLTYTLDEIEGPFEVSPDGTVKFEEKDGIDYAAVTVQLPGGERVPFLFTIKQLVASGKPDSFSGEYLVPSYRGSSFLDPKGRGGSTGYDNAVALPAGGRGDEEELEKENVKNAASSIGKITLSVTKSKPETGEVIGVFESIQPSDTDLGAKTPKDVKIQGVWYAQLDE, from the exons atggcagcCTCTCTACAAGCAGCTGCTACTCTTATGCAACCAACTAAGGTTGGTGTTAGAAACAACTTGCAGTTGAGATCTGCTCAAAGTTTGAACAAAGCATTCGGTGTTGAACCATCTGCAGCTAAGCTTACTTGCTCTTTGCAATCTGATCTTAAAGATTTGGCTCAGAAGTGCACTGATGCTGCCAAGATTGCTGGATTTGCTCTTGCCACTTCCGCCCTTGTTGTCTCA GGAGCAAATGCAGAAGGAGCTCCAAAACGTCTAACCTTTGACGAAATTCAGAGCAAGACATACATGGAAGTAAAGGGAACTGGAACTGCCAACCAGTGCCCTACCATAGATGGTGGTGTtgagagttttgccttcaagcCAGGCAAATACAACGCCAAAAAGTTCTGCTTAGAGCCCACATCATTCACCGTCAAGGCAGAAGGTGTAAGCAAGAATTCATCCCCAGAATTCCAAAAGACCAAGCTCATGACCCGTTTAACTTACACCCTCGACGAGATTGAGGGACCCTTTGAAGTATCTCCTGATGGCACAGTTAAGTTTGAGGAGAAGGATGGAATTGATTATGCTGCTGTTACTGTACAGCTTCCTGGTGGCGAGCGTGTTCCCTTCCTCTTCACCATCAAACAGCTTGTGGCATCTGGAAAGCCCGACAGCTTTAGTGGCGAATACCTTGTGCCATCATACAGAGGTTCATCATTCCTTGACCCAAAGGGAAGGGGTGGATCTACTGGTTACGACAATGCTGTTGCATTGCCAGCTGGAGGGAGAGGAGACGAAGAGGAACTCGAGAAGGAGAACGTAAAGAATGCTGCGTCTTCAATAGGAAAGATCACATTGAGTGTTACCAAGAGCAAGCCAGAGACTGGTGAGGTGATTGGAGTGTTTGAGAGCATTCAGCCATCTGATACTGATTTGGGGGCAAAGACACCTAAGGATGTAAAAATCCAGGGTGTCTGGTATGCCCAGCTTGATGAATAG